Proteins from a single region of Streptomyces sp. TN58:
- a CDS encoding DUF3626 domain-containing protein — protein MNPHVRAIAHVTARSTGRPLDPTLAVTLNFHPDRWCGDRPILTALAEDGVYRSQFVTGTGNGGLTAHPGGARWLWESRIFGGAYDDAPAESRPVYGALNFRGNPAGAAPRFGSAHFRLTPAALPRTTFCYPDSYLEPESFGVADRMSLIALAEADDQDALDDYIEAQVHTPVLLDRDVAALVLDPSYRDTPVEAAAAKLPCPVEWHPGFRLTVDDLRRHPEYRGPEYVELGAEIAVGGRLTPHILGEAARTGRYDEQALKRVWHYLARFGMHRQHP, from the coding sequence ATGAATCCGCACGTCAGAGCCATCGCTCATGTCACCGCTCGCTCCACCGGCCGGCCGTTGGACCCGACCCTCGCGGTGACGTTGAACTTCCACCCCGACCGCTGGTGTGGCGACCGCCCGATCCTCACCGCCCTGGCGGAGGACGGCGTGTACCGCTCCCAGTTCGTCACGGGCACGGGCAACGGCGGTCTCACCGCCCACCCCGGCGGCGCCCGCTGGCTCTGGGAGAGCCGCATATTCGGTGGGGCGTACGACGACGCGCCGGCCGAGTCCCGCCCCGTCTACGGCGCCTTGAACTTCCGCGGCAACCCGGCCGGCGCCGCACCGCGCTTCGGCTCCGCCCACTTCCGCCTCACACCGGCGGCCCTGCCACGGACCACGTTCTGCTACCCGGACAGCTACCTGGAGCCGGAGTCGTTCGGCGTCGCGGACCGCATGTCCCTGATCGCCCTGGCCGAAGCCGACGACCAGGACGCCCTCGACGACTACATCGAAGCCCAGGTCCACACCCCGGTCCTGCTGGACCGCGACGTGGCAGCCCTCGTACTGGACCCCAGCTACCGGGACACCCCGGTCGAGGCGGCGGCCGCCAAACTTCCCTGCCCGGTCGAATGGCACCCCGGCTTCCGTCTCACGGTCGACGACCTCCGCCGCCATCCCGAATACCGCGGCCCGGAGTACGTCGAGCTCGGCGCCGAGATCGCCGTCGGCGGCCGGCTGACCCCCCACATCCTGGGCGAGGCGGCCCGCACGGGCCGGTACGACGAACAGGCTCTCAAGCGGGTCTGGCACTACCTGGCCCGCTTCGGAATGCACCGACAGCACCCGTAG
- a CDS encoding ATP-binding protein — protein sequence MRDPMTALTDAFTSFLFGKVETTRLPVRTSTGQAQAVYLPTAAPGLGDSGVIIGREVYSGKGYIYDPFQLYGQQLPAPHWLVLGESGNGKSALEKTYVLRQLRFKDRQVVVLDAQGEDGVGEWNLIAQQLGITPIRLDPIAANDSGIRLNPLDPAITATGQLALLRTIIEVAMGHGLDERAGFALKVAHAHVVDTIRDRQPVLTDIVEQLRHPEAESALAMNVDIDDVRAWGLDVALVIDRLVDGDLRGMFDGPTTVGIDLDAPLIVFDLSHIDRNSIAMPILMAIVGVWLEHTWIRPDRKKRIFLVEEAWHIINSPFVAQLFQRLLKFGRRLGLSFVAVVHHLSDVVDGAAAREAAAILKMASTRTIYAQKADEARATGRVLGLPRWAVEIIPTLTPGIAVWDVNGNVQVVKHLITEAERPLVFTDRAMTESSTPSRLPADLLAAELEAEERALSIERSRGSGSPGSATTVA from the coding sequence ATGCGAGATCCCATGACAGCGCTGACGGACGCCTTCACCAGCTTCCTCTTCGGCAAAGTCGAAACCACGCGCCTGCCCGTACGCACCTCCACCGGGCAGGCGCAAGCCGTCTACCTGCCCACCGCCGCCCCCGGCCTCGGCGACTCCGGCGTCATCATCGGCCGCGAGGTCTACAGCGGAAAGGGCTACATCTACGACCCCTTCCAGCTGTACGGACAGCAGCTCCCGGCCCCCCACTGGCTGGTCCTGGGCGAATCCGGCAACGGCAAGTCCGCCCTGGAGAAGACCTACGTCCTGCGCCAGCTCCGCTTCAAGGACCGCCAGGTCGTCGTCCTCGACGCCCAGGGCGAAGACGGCGTCGGCGAATGGAACCTCATCGCCCAGCAGCTGGGGATAACCCCCATCCGCCTGGACCCCATCGCCGCCAACGACTCCGGGATCCGCCTCAACCCCCTCGACCCGGCCATCACCGCGACCGGGCAGCTCGCCCTGCTCCGCACCATCATCGAAGTCGCCATGGGCCACGGCCTCGACGAACGCGCCGGCTTCGCCCTCAAGGTCGCCCACGCCCACGTCGTCGACACCATCCGCGACCGCCAGCCCGTCCTCACCGACATCGTGGAACAGCTGCGCCACCCAGAGGCCGAATCCGCCCTCGCCATGAACGTCGACATAGACGATGTCCGAGCCTGGGGCCTCGACGTCGCGCTCGTCATCGACCGCCTCGTCGACGGCGACCTGCGCGGCATGTTCGACGGCCCCACGACCGTCGGCATCGACCTCGACGCCCCCCTGATCGTCTTCGACCTCTCCCACATCGACCGCAACTCCATCGCCATGCCCATCCTCATGGCGATCGTCGGCGTGTGGCTGGAACACACCTGGATCCGGCCCGACCGCAAGAAGCGCATCTTCCTCGTCGAAGAGGCCTGGCACATCATCAACAGCCCTTTCGTCGCCCAGCTGTTCCAGCGGCTCCTGAAGTTCGGCCGCCGCCTCGGCCTGTCCTTCGTCGCCGTCGTCCACCACCTCTCCGACGTCGTCGACGGCGCCGCGGCCCGCGAAGCCGCCGCCATCCTCAAAATGGCCTCCACCCGCACCATCTACGCCCAGAAGGCCGACGAGGCCCGCGCCACAGGTCGCGTACTCGGCCTCCCCCGCTGGGCGGTGGAGATCATCCCGACCCTCACCCCCGGCATCGCCGTCTGGGACGTCAACGGCAACGTCCAGGTCGTCAAACACTTGATCACCGAAGCCGAACGCCCCCTGGTCTTCACCGACCGCGCCATGACCGAGTCCTCCACCCCGTCCCGCCTCCCCGCCGACCTCCTCGCCGCCGAACTGGAAGCGGAGGAACGCGCCCTGTCCATCGAACGCAGCCGCGGCAGCGGCAGCCCCGGGTCCGCGACCACGGTGGCCTGA
- a CDS encoding ArsR/SmtB family transcription factor: MRAELAFSVGDLARMRFAVSPMWEVGPSMRLLRSGHDHPVHRAWTAQVRPRLAATGLDRGRLAELVPPSGYVPDFLNPAPAGPFPTFEEELAAIRVTPAARVRGELDRLRADQGRLGPGLSGLYDDVPRLLERVAEEIEAYWTVALAPYWGRIRTVLDADIFHRARQVAEHGAGHLLGELHSSVSWDESSLRLDDRRAPLSRQSAGAGLLLIPSVFTGPVPFTRLAPPDPPQLAYPARGIGALWESRPVHRGGGGALARVLGRSRSLLLAELDSPATTTELARRTELSVAGVSQCLTALRGAGLVSAHRAGRCVLYARTSAAEALLAATSDDPPTAT; the protein is encoded by the coding sequence GTGCGGGCGGAACTGGCGTTTTCGGTGGGCGATCTGGCGCGGATGCGGTTCGCCGTCTCCCCGATGTGGGAGGTCGGGCCCAGCATGCGACTGCTCAGGTCGGGGCACGATCACCCCGTGCACCGGGCCTGGACGGCGCAGGTGCGGCCACGGCTGGCGGCCACGGGACTCGACCGGGGCCGGCTCGCCGAACTGGTGCCGCCCTCCGGCTACGTTCCCGACTTCCTCAATCCCGCGCCCGCAGGGCCCTTCCCCACCTTCGAGGAAGAGCTCGCCGCGATCCGGGTCACGCCCGCCGCCAGGGTCCGCGGGGAGCTCGACCGGCTGCGGGCCGATCAGGGGCGTCTCGGCCCCGGGCTGAGCGGCTTGTATGACGACGTGCCCCGCCTGCTGGAGCGGGTGGCGGAGGAGATCGAGGCCTACTGGACAGTGGCCCTGGCGCCCTACTGGGGGCGGATCCGGACGGTGCTCGACGCCGACATCTTCCACCGGGCCCGACAGGTCGCCGAGCACGGCGCGGGTCACCTCCTGGGCGAGCTGCACTCCTCGGTGAGCTGGGACGAGAGCTCCCTCCGGCTGGACGACCGCCGTGCGCCGCTGTCCCGGCAGTCGGCCGGCGCCGGCCTGCTGCTGATCCCTTCGGTCTTCACCGGGCCGGTCCCGTTCACCCGGCTGGCGCCGCCCGATCCGCCGCAGCTGGCCTACCCGGCCCGCGGTATCGGCGCGCTGTGGGAATCCCGTCCCGTCCATCGGGGCGGGGGCGGCGCACTGGCCCGTGTACTCGGCCGCTCGCGCTCCCTGCTGCTGGCCGAACTGGACTCGCCCGCCACCACGACCGAACTCGCGCGCCGCACGGAACTGTCGGTGGCCGGGGTGTCCCAGTGCCTCACGGCGCTGCGCGGCGCGGGTCTGGTCAGTGCCCACCGGGCCGGACGCTGCGTGCTGTACGCCCGCACGTCCGCGGCCGAGGCCCTCCTGGCCGCCACTTCCGACGACCCGCCGACCGCCACCTAG
- a CDS encoding IS982 family transposase, with amino-acid sequence MTTDLETLATALYVRIDDSLAGTRRWGRPPRLTDAELLTLAVMQAVLGFASETRWLRFARRHLSAEFPYLPEQSGYNKRLRAANTLISRFIRTLARDTDLWHDDVWIVDSTPVECARSRPTVKRSQLAGWAGYGYCASHSRFFWGLRLHLLCTPGGLPIAWALANPKTDEREVLAGMLTQDIDLLATHPGQTIVGDKGYVSKHLDAFMADHGLTLLRPSYRNRKPRPGEHLLKPIRQLIESVNDTLKGQLDLERHGARTPSGVLARVGQRILALTAAIWHNRANGTSITRSLVAYDH; translated from the coding sequence GTGACGACAGATCTCGAAACCCTCGCGACTGCACTGTACGTGAGGATTGATGACTCTCTGGCAGGAACGCGGCGATGGGGCCGTCCGCCGAGGCTGACGGATGCCGAGCTGTTGACGCTCGCGGTCATGCAGGCCGTCCTCGGCTTCGCCTCCGAGACCCGCTGGCTTCGGTTCGCCCGCCGCCACCTGAGCGCCGAGTTCCCCTACCTGCCCGAGCAGTCCGGATACAACAAGCGCCTGCGGGCCGCCAACACGCTGATCAGCCGGTTCATCCGCACTCTGGCCCGCGACACCGACCTGTGGCACGACGACGTATGGATCGTGGACTCCACCCCCGTGGAGTGCGCCCGCTCACGGCCGACGGTCAAACGCTCGCAACTGGCGGGCTGGGCCGGTTACGGCTACTGCGCCTCGCACTCACGGTTCTTCTGGGGCTTGCGTCTGCACCTGCTCTGCACACCCGGCGGCCTGCCCATTGCCTGGGCGCTGGCCAACCCGAAAACGGACGAGCGTGAAGTCCTCGCCGGCATGCTCACCCAGGACATCGACCTGCTGGCCACCCACCCCGGGCAGACCATCGTCGGTGACAAGGGCTACGTCTCCAAGCACCTGGACGCCTTCATGGCCGACCACGGCCTGACCCTGCTGCGGCCCAGCTACCGCAACCGCAAGCCACGGCCGGGCGAGCACCTGCTCAAACCGATCCGGCAGCTCATCGAGTCGGTGAACGACACCCTCAAAGGCCAACTCGACCTCGAACGTCACGGAGCCAGGACCCCATCTGGGGTCCTGGCCCGCGTCGGACAACGCATCCTGGCCCTGACCGCAGCCATCTGGCACAACCGGGCCAACGGAACATCCATCACCCGATCACTCGTCGCCTACGACCACTGA
- a CDS encoding type VI secretion protein — MHDARRTDPSARGGGIPDGLLVALLAFLLGLAVLVWTATGLAALLAKGSWPDTVTFTRTPTAVRALTAQPHDIPGAWPDTDPAALSGWGLFWGLFVSQLLVLFVLTVFTIGVVARTKSRRALTKQTPQPHPTPPPAEAQTPTPAPPTFEPRGPLPAPPAFEARGPGGSAPIQSAPAPPIPAPPAIEARGPGGSAPATHPSPTHDAYRYGFGYAPTPATAPTTAPTTALTPHGPPQGTPQGTPQGITYATPADRLRTATHRIRDTDGAALVVTSSPTLWADTKDARAKLGPVLLYDPSHLCDTPARMHWNPTDGCADRDTAAARAIALLAPVRPQARLDEAVADTAETLLRSWLQAADLDNRPFKQLHRWAQGNSAQDPVRILRTHPQAAAGAAGELESALTAHPERRELALSLTARALSCLSSIHIRQACNPNRTDALTLASFVAEGGTLYLVGEALEDPRTHPGAMPLLTALASHVVEHGRRMAARSSHGRLDPPLSLVLEDVAAVAPIPQLPELLTGDTLPLLALCRSREQARSRWPGADL; from the coding sequence ATGCACGACGCACGACGTACGGACCCCTCCGCACGCGGCGGCGGCATCCCGGACGGCCTGCTGGTCGCCCTGCTGGCGTTTCTCCTCGGCCTGGCCGTCCTCGTCTGGACGGCCACCGGCCTGGCCGCCCTCCTCGCCAAGGGCAGCTGGCCCGACACCGTCACCTTCACCCGCACCCCGACGGCCGTCCGAGCCCTGACCGCGCAACCCCACGACATCCCGGGCGCCTGGCCGGACACCGACCCGGCAGCCCTCTCCGGCTGGGGCCTCTTCTGGGGCCTCTTCGTCAGCCAACTGCTGGTCCTCTTCGTACTGACCGTCTTCACGATCGGCGTGGTGGCCCGCACCAAGTCCCGCCGCGCCCTGACAAAACAAACACCCCAACCCCACCCCACCCCGCCACCCGCCGAGGCCCAAACGCCAACTCCAGCCCCGCCGACGTTCGAGCCACGGGGGCCACTTCCAGCCCCGCCGGCGTTTGAGGCGCGGGGGCCCGGGGGCAGCGCCCCCATCCAGTCCGCTCCGGCCCCGCCGATTCCAGCCCCGCCGGCGATTGAGGCGCGGGGGCCCGGGGGCAGCGCCCCCGCAACCCACCCGAGCCCGACCCACGACGCCTACCGCTACGGATTCGGCTACGCCCCGACCCCCGCAACCGCACCGACAACCGCACCAACAACCGCACTCACCCCACACGGGCCCCCGCAAGGGACTCCGCAAGGGACTCCGCAAGGGATCACCTACGCCACCCCCGCCGACCGCCTCCGCACCGCAACCCACCGCATCCGCGACACCGACGGCGCCGCCCTGGTCGTGACGTCCTCCCCCACCCTCTGGGCCGACACCAAGGACGCCCGCGCCAAACTCGGCCCGGTCCTCCTCTACGACCCCTCCCACCTGTGCGACACCCCGGCCCGCATGCACTGGAACCCCACCGACGGCTGCGCCGACCGCGACACCGCCGCCGCCCGCGCGATCGCCCTGCTGGCCCCCGTACGCCCGCAGGCCCGTCTGGACGAGGCCGTGGCCGACACCGCCGAAACGCTCCTGCGCAGCTGGCTCCAGGCCGCCGACCTCGACAACCGCCCGTTCAAGCAGCTCCACCGCTGGGCCCAGGGCAACAGCGCACAGGACCCGGTACGCATCCTGCGCACCCACCCCCAGGCCGCCGCGGGCGCCGCCGGCGAACTGGAGAGCGCCCTCACCGCGCACCCGGAACGCCGCGAGCTCGCCCTGAGCCTGACGGCCCGTGCCCTCTCCTGCCTCTCCTCGATCCACATCCGCCAGGCCTGCAATCCGAACCGAACAGATGCACTCACCTTGGCTTCGTTCGTCGCCGAAGGGGGAACCCTCTACTTGGTGGGTGAAGCTCTGGAGGACCCTCGCACCCACCCGGGTGCGATGCCGTTGCTGACCGCACTCGCCTCTCACGTGGTCGAGCACGGCCGCCGCATGGCCGCACGGTCATCCCACGGTCGGCTCGACCCACCACTCTCCCTGGTGCTGGAGGACGTGGCGGCCGTGGCCCCGATCCCCCAGCTCCCGGAGCTGCTGACCGGGGACACCCTCCCGCTCCTGGCCCTGTGCCGCAGCCGCGAACAGGCCCGCTCCCGCTGGCCCGGAGCAGACCTCTAG
- a CDS encoding SCO6880 family protein, with product MTTQSHQLHPVAPRRTYLIGRARPNAIVGKNRETGEIALIITGAFFGMMSGLLVPDLTLRIVSLVGFPFLALAAVYVPYKGRTFYRWFEINRSYKRTLRRGTTYRSGAMEAGVRAADGREVEIGPPPGIGRINWLAAPFGPDEIAVLLHADRRTVTAAIEIEGPGVGLRDSEDQEALVDRFGTLLKHVANGDGFVTRLQMLARTLPADPDAHAKDVAQRGDTRSPAWLRDSYDQLQSMVSTSSEQHRAYLVACMHYTRDLAAEAVTIARATTPHKGRKLDRDAGLAIVMARELTDICARLAEADIRVRQPLGQGRLASLVHSMYDPDHPIDHIQAMTKRNAWPAELDAVEPTYLQAKTRESSTRSPWCHATAWVKEWPMTPVGVNFLAPLLVHTPDVIRTVAVTMDLEPTEVAIERMLTEKTNDEADASRAAKMNRTVDPRDIAAHGRLDQRGEDLASGAAGVNLVGYITVSSRSPEALARDKRTIRASAGKSYLKLEWCDREHHRAFVNTLPFATGIRR from the coding sequence TTGACGACCCAGTCCCACCAGCTGCACCCGGTCGCGCCCCGCCGCACGTATCTCATCGGCCGCGCCCGGCCGAACGCGATCGTCGGCAAGAACCGCGAGACCGGCGAGATCGCCCTCATCATCACCGGGGCGTTCTTCGGCATGATGAGCGGACTACTCGTCCCCGACCTCACCCTGCGCATCGTCAGCCTCGTCGGCTTCCCCTTCCTCGCGCTCGCCGCCGTGTACGTCCCGTACAAGGGCCGCACCTTCTACCGCTGGTTCGAGATCAACCGCAGCTACAAGCGCACCCTGCGCCGCGGCACCACCTACCGCTCCGGCGCCATGGAAGCCGGCGTCCGCGCCGCCGACGGCCGCGAGGTCGAGATCGGCCCGCCCCCCGGCATCGGCCGCATCAACTGGCTCGCCGCCCCCTTCGGCCCCGACGAGATCGCCGTACTCCTCCACGCCGACCGCCGCACCGTCACCGCCGCCATCGAGATCGAGGGCCCCGGCGTAGGCCTGCGCGACAGCGAGGACCAGGAAGCCCTCGTCGACCGCTTCGGCACCCTCCTCAAGCACGTCGCCAACGGCGACGGCTTCGTCACCCGCCTCCAGATGCTCGCCCGCACCCTCCCCGCCGACCCCGACGCCCACGCCAAGGACGTCGCCCAACGCGGAGACACCCGGTCCCCCGCCTGGCTGCGCGACTCCTACGACCAGCTCCAGTCGATGGTGTCCACCTCCTCCGAGCAGCACCGCGCATACCTCGTCGCCTGCATGCACTACACCCGCGACCTGGCCGCCGAAGCCGTCACCATCGCCCGCGCGACCACCCCCCACAAGGGCCGCAAGCTCGACCGCGACGCCGGCCTCGCCATCGTCATGGCCCGCGAACTCACCGACATCTGCGCCCGCCTCGCCGAAGCCGACATCCGCGTCCGCCAGCCCCTCGGCCAAGGCCGCCTCGCCTCCCTCGTGCACTCCATGTACGACCCGGACCACCCCATCGACCACATCCAGGCCATGACCAAGCGCAACGCCTGGCCCGCCGAACTCGACGCCGTCGAACCGACCTACCTCCAGGCCAAGACCCGCGAGTCCTCCACCCGCTCCCCCTGGTGCCACGCCACCGCCTGGGTCAAGGAGTGGCCCATGACCCCCGTCGGCGTGAACTTCCTCGCCCCGCTCCTCGTCCACACCCCCGACGTCATCCGCACCGTCGCCGTCACCATGGACCTGGAACCCACCGAGGTCGCCATCGAGCGCATGCTCACCGAGAAGACCAACGACGAGGCCGACGCCTCCCGCGCCGCCAAGATGAACCGCACCGTCGACCCCCGCGACATCGCCGCCCACGGCCGACTCGACCAGAGGGGTGAAGATCTCGCCAGCGGCGCTGCCGGAGTCAACCTGGTCGGGTACATCACGGTGTCCTCGCGTTCACCGGAGGCCCTCGCCCGCGACAAGCGGACCATCCGCGCCTCGGCCGGCAAGTCCTACCTGAAGCTGGAATGGTGCGACCGCGAGCACCACCGCGCCTTCGTCAACACCCTGCCGTTCGCCACCGGCATCCGACGCTAG
- a CDS encoding GNAT family N-acetyltransferase: MNELQHVIRPVRADEWQKVKELRIAGLKDPAAPVAFLETVEQAEGHLDEFWQGRAEDASRGRRVRQFVAEAADGRWDGTVTVLVEEGGTVDFFDREVERAQGHVVGVFVRPEQRGTGLTEALFTAALEWAWGLEEPVLERVRLFVHEDNGRAEAFYRKYGFEPTGTVVPMPGNPGARELEYVLRRPVG, encoded by the coding sequence ATGAACGAACTCCAGCATGTGATACGTCCCGTGCGCGCCGACGAGTGGCAGAAGGTCAAGGAACTGCGGATCGCGGGGCTCAAGGATCCGGCGGCTCCGGTCGCGTTCCTGGAGACGGTGGAGCAGGCAGAGGGGCACCTCGACGAGTTCTGGCAGGGGCGGGCCGAGGACGCGTCGCGCGGGCGGCGCGTCCGGCAGTTCGTCGCCGAGGCCGCCGACGGGCGGTGGGACGGCACGGTGACGGTGCTCGTCGAGGAGGGCGGGACCGTCGACTTCTTCGACCGGGAGGTCGAGCGTGCGCAGGGGCATGTGGTCGGGGTGTTCGTACGACCGGAGCAGCGGGGCACCGGGCTGACCGAGGCGTTGTTCACGGCCGCCCTGGAGTGGGCGTGGGGGCTGGAGGAGCCGGTGCTGGAGCGCGTACGGCTCTTCGTGCACGAGGACAACGGGCGGGCCGAGGCCTTCTATCGGAAGTACGGCTTCGAGCCGACCGGGACCGTCGTCCCCATGCCGGGGAACCCGGGCGCCAGGGAGCTGGAGTACGTGCTCCGGCGACCGGTGGGCTAG